From Pan troglodytes isolate AG18354 chromosome 9, NHGRI_mPanTro3-v2.0_pri, whole genome shotgun sequence, the proteins below share one genomic window:
- the ATP5MG gene encoding ATP synthase subunit g, mitochondrial, with protein MAQFVRNLVEKTPALVNAAVTYSKPRLATFWYYAKVELVPPTPAEIPRAIQSLKKIVNSAQTGSFKQLTVKEAVLNGLVATEVLMWFYVGEIIGKRGIIGYDV; from the exons ATGGCCCAATTTGTCCGTAACCTTGTGGAGAAGACCCCGGCGCTGGTGAACG ctgCTGTGACTTACTCGAAGCCTCGATTGGCCACATTTTGGTACTACGCCAAGGTTGAGCTGGTTCCTCCCACCCCTGCTGAGATCCCTAGAGCTATTCAGAGCCTGAAAAAAATAGTCAATAGTGCTCAGACTGGTAGCTTCAAACAGCTCACAGTTAAG GAAGCTGTGCTGAATGGTTTGGTGGCCACTGAGGTGTTGATGTGGTTTTATGTCGGAGAGATTATAGGCAAGCGGGGCATCATTGGCTATGATGTTTGA